The following DNA comes from Candidatus Latescibacterota bacterium.
TCCTCATGCAATCCGAAATGCTGTCCTGAGGAGGACGAAGTGGTTTGGCCTCGAGGTACCAAGCATGTAGAACTATATTCCCCGTTTGTCCATGATTTCTTTAGGACATGCGGTCCGACTTCTGGAGATACGAGAGTCACCCTTTGGGGGCATGATCTCGGGACAGTGGATGAGGTCAGGATCCACAGGGACAGTGAACCTTGCCTTGACGTGACATCAGATAACAACAGGGTCTCATTGCTGACTCCTGAGTACGACCCCGGGGAATATGATATTACGATACATTATACGCAGGCTACAGCCGGCTGGGATTATATATCCGGAGAAGGAGAGCTCCCTACAGAAGCGGATATCGAGGCCGCGAAAAAGGATGTCCGTGAAGAATATGAGCTAACAGGAGACTTGAACTTCGATTATGAATATGATGATGTCGTGATTAAGATCACAATAAAAGAGTCAAATGAGACCTACACGGTGACCTGTGATCTGTTCGAGTATGTGGCCATCATCCGCCCCTGTGTGTCTCGTACGCCCCACGAATACGGCGTTGTCCCCTTCGAAGGGGAATGCAGAGATATGGTCAATATCTACGGCTCCAACTTCCTCGAAGGGCTTTCCGTAAAGTTCGGTATATCATATGTGTTACCGGCCGAGATC
Coding sequences within:
- a CDS encoding IPT/TIG domain-containing protein; the encoded protein is MRRALFSGARQRAFLVLSMLGFLISSCNPKCCPEEDEVVWPRGTKHVELYSPFVHDFFRTCGPTSGDTRVTLWGHDLGTVDEVRIHRDSEPCLDVTSDNNRVSLLTPEYDPGEYDITIHYTQATAGWDYISGEGELPTEADIEAAKKDVREEYELTGDLNFDYEYDDVVIKITIKESNETYTVTCDLFEYVAIIRPCVSRTPHEYGVVPFEGECRDMVNIYGSNFLEGLSVKFGISYVLPAEIELISENEIRCPVPWGPTDAWVDVIVINGSEDCEVPCSGDDAGGI